In Microbacterium pumilum, the following proteins share a genomic window:
- a CDS encoding CsbD family protein produces MGVDDKIKNAAQDLTGKGKEAVGKATDNERLEAEGNVDQAEAKAKKVGEDVKDVFS; encoded by the coding sequence ATGGGTGTCGACGACAAGATCAAGAACGCTGCACAGGACCTCACCGGCAAGGGCAAGGAAGCGGTCGGCAAGGCCACCGACAACGAGCGCCTCGAAGCGGAAGGCAACGTGGACCAGGCGGAAGCGAAGGCGAAGAAGGTCGGCGAAGACGTCAAGGATGTCTTCAGCTAG
- a CDS encoding class I SAM-dependent methyltransferase produces the protein MTTFDERAADAADTTDPVDPDPTTPTPTPPKLTLAEVLEIFAGGRLPLRFTAYDGSSAGPADAPFALDLKTPRGTTYLATGFGDLGLARAYIAGDLDIRGVHPGDPYELLKTLAESLEFKRPSPRVMAQIVRSIGFEHLRPIAPPPQEVPPRWRRVAGGLRHSKSRDAEAIHHHYDVSNTFYEWVLGPSMTYTCACYPSHEASLDEAQENKYRLVFEKLRLKPGDRLLDVGCGWGGMVRYAARRGVKATGVTLSRAQTSWAQQAILDEGLTDLAEVRYGDYRDIAETGFDAVSSIGLLEHIGVRNYPSYFRFLQSRMRPEALLLNHSITRSDNKTEPSAQGFIDRYVFPDGELTGSGRIITEAQDAGLEVLHEENLRPHYAMTLRDWCANLVERWDDAVAEIGLPAAKVWGLYMAGSRLAFETGGIQLHQVLAVKPDDRSPAGGLPLRPWWTP, from the coding sequence ATGACGACGTTCGACGAGCGAGCTGCGGATGCCGCGGACACCACCGATCCCGTCGACCCAGACCCGACGACGCCGACGCCCACGCCGCCGAAGCTCACCCTCGCCGAGGTGCTCGAGATCTTCGCCGGGGGCAGGCTCCCGCTGCGGTTCACGGCATACGACGGCAGTTCAGCGGGACCCGCCGACGCGCCGTTCGCCCTGGACCTGAAGACGCCCCGGGGCACGACGTACCTCGCCACCGGGTTCGGTGATCTCGGGCTCGCCCGCGCCTACATCGCGGGCGACCTCGACATCCGGGGCGTGCACCCCGGCGATCCCTACGAGCTGCTCAAGACGCTGGCGGAGAGCCTCGAGTTCAAGCGCCCGTCGCCCCGCGTGATGGCGCAGATCGTGCGATCGATCGGGTTCGAGCATCTGCGGCCGATCGCCCCGCCGCCCCAGGAGGTGCCACCGCGCTGGCGTCGCGTGGCGGGCGGACTCCGGCACAGCAAGAGCCGAGACGCCGAGGCGATCCATCACCACTACGACGTGTCGAACACGTTCTACGAGTGGGTGCTCGGGCCGTCGATGACCTACACGTGCGCGTGCTATCCGAGCCACGAGGCCTCGCTCGACGAGGCGCAGGAGAACAAGTACCGGCTGGTGTTCGAGAAGCTGCGGCTGAAGCCGGGCGATCGACTGCTCGACGTGGGATGCGGGTGGGGAGGCATGGTGCGCTACGCCGCGCGTCGCGGGGTGAAGGCCACCGGCGTGACGCTGTCGCGGGCGCAGACGTCCTGGGCCCAGCAGGCCATCCTCGACGAGGGCCTGACCGACCTGGCAGAGGTGCGCTACGGCGACTACCGCGATATCGCCGAGACCGGATTCGATGCGGTGTCGTCCATCGGCCTGCTCGAGCACATCGGAGTGCGCAACTACCCGTCCTACTTCCGCTTCCTGCAGTCCCGGATGCGGCCCGAAGCGCTGCTGCTCAACCACAGCATCACTCGATCCGACAACAAGACCGAGCCGTCGGCACAGGGATTCATCGACCGCTACGTATTTCCCGACGGCGAGCTCACCGGCTCGGGCCGCATCATCACCGAGGCTCAGGATGCCGGGCTCGAGGTGCTGCACGAAGAGAACCTGCGCCCGCACTACGCGATGACGCTGCGCGACTGGTGCGCCAACCTCGTCGAGCGCTGGGATGACGCGGTCGCCGAGATCGGGCTGCCCGCCGCAAAGGTGTGGGGGCTGTACATGGCGGGATCGCGGCTCGCTTTCGAGACCGGCGGGATCCAGCTGCATCAGGTGCTGGCCGTCAAGCCCGACGACCGTTCGCCCGCGGGCGGACTGCCGCTGCGGCCCTGGTGGACGCCCTAG
- a CDS encoding FAD-binding oxidoreductase, whose protein sequence is MSAPSTDAVTPHAAGVERILESYRAIPPTAPVRLAKRTSNLFRSREKARVAGLDTSGLTDVIAIDVDERTADVAGMCTYEDLVAATLPLGLAPLVVPQLKTITLGGAVTGLGIESTSFRSGLPHESVREMDILTGGGEVVTASPSDHADLYRAFPNSYGTLGYAVRLRIELETVKPFVTLTHLRFHAVAELVEAMDRIVATGRLDGVAVDYLDGVVFSADESYLCVGVQTDAPGPVSDYTGRQIFYRSIQHDDGVTADRLTIHDYLWRWDTDWFWCSEAFGAQHPLVRRFWPRRYRRSSSYWQLMRLERRFDIGDRLEKLHGRPPRERVIQDVEIPIERTVEFVDWFLANVPITPIWLCPLRLRDDDGWPLYPIEPRQTYVNVGFWSTVPVGRTEGETNRRIERRVSELDGHKSLYSDAYYSADEFDRLYGGETYREVKERYDPDSRLLGLYAKAVQRR, encoded by the coding sequence GTGTCCGCTCCCTCAACCGACGCTGTCACCCCTCACGCGGCCGGCGTGGAGCGCATTCTCGAGAGCTATCGAGCCATCCCGCCGACGGCCCCGGTCCGGCTCGCCAAGCGCACCTCGAACCTGTTCCGGTCGCGGGAGAAGGCGAGGGTCGCAGGGCTCGACACGTCCGGACTGACGGACGTGATCGCGATCGACGTCGACGAGCGAACCGCCGACGTGGCGGGAATGTGCACATACGAGGACCTGGTGGCCGCGACGCTGCCCCTGGGGTTGGCACCGCTCGTGGTGCCTCAGCTGAAAACCATCACACTCGGCGGCGCCGTGACCGGGCTCGGAATCGAGTCGACGTCATTCCGCAGCGGGCTGCCCCACGAGTCGGTGCGGGAGATGGACATCCTCACCGGCGGGGGCGAGGTTGTGACTGCGTCGCCGAGCGACCACGCCGATCTGTACCGTGCCTTCCCCAACTCGTACGGGACGCTGGGCTACGCCGTGCGGCTGCGGATCGAGCTCGAAACGGTCAAGCCGTTCGTCACGCTCACCCACCTGCGGTTCCACGCGGTCGCCGAACTGGTGGAGGCCATGGATCGCATCGTCGCCACGGGTCGCCTCGATGGAGTCGCGGTCGACTACCTCGACGGTGTGGTGTTCAGCGCCGATGAGAGCTACCTGTGCGTCGGTGTGCAGACCGACGCGCCCGGCCCGGTCAGCGACTACACCGGCCGACAGATCTTCTACCGCTCCATCCAGCACGACGACGGGGTCACGGCCGACCGGCTCACGATTCACGACTACCTGTGGCGATGGGACACCGACTGGTTCTGGTGCTCCGAGGCGTTCGGGGCGCAGCATCCGCTCGTTCGCCGCTTCTGGCCACGCCGGTACCGGCGGAGCAGTTCGTATTGGCAGCTCATGCGGCTGGAACGGCGGTTCGACATCGGCGATCGCCTGGAGAAGCTGCACGGGCGCCCGCCGCGCGAACGCGTGATCCAGGACGTCGAGATCCCCATCGAGCGCACGGTCGAGTTCGTGGACTGGTTCCTGGCGAATGTGCCGATCACGCCGATCTGGCTGTGCCCGCTGCGGCTGCGCGACGACGACGGCTGGCCGTTGTATCCGATCGAGCCGCGGCAGACGTACGTCAACGTCGGGTTCTGGTCGACGGTCCCCGTCGGACGGACCGAAGGCGAGACGAATCGGAGGATCGAGCGCCGCGTCAGTGAGCTCGATGGGCACAAGTCGCTGTACTCCGACGCGTACTACTCGGCGGACGAGTTCGACCGGCTGTACGGCGGCGAGACCTACCGGGAGGTCAAGGAGCGGTACGACCCCGACTCGCGACTCCTCGGCCTGTATGCGAAGGCGGTGCAACGACGATGA
- a CDS encoding AI-2E family transporter: MGLFSNEPRRVHIEGDPIEIDTDKAPWRLWADGFGMVAIRGVQIIVVVIVAAGIIWGIQQLTVVTIPVVIALIMAAAFAPVMRWMRAKGVPSLLATLLALLAIVVILGLIVWLITWAVRNQWDDLYSQAQEGVQHVIAWVKTLPFAPDQDQLDEWWTSIQEFLTSAQFGSGALAGIGAVANFVTGLVLLVTVLFFFLKDGPQLWEFLLRPFRGAHYARARRIGDKTVATLGSYIRGTAAVAFVDALGIGIGLLILQVPLALPLAVLVFLLAFIPIVGATVAGILAALVALVANGWFNALLVVGVVVLVNQLEGNFLQPFLMGRSLRLHAFVILIALTVGAVLGGVLGAVLAVPITAVVWGAIQVWDGPTTPARWARRKPDVTDRVSSLPGATAQ; encoded by the coding sequence ATGGGACTGTTCAGCAATGAGCCTCGGCGGGTGCACATCGAGGGCGATCCGATCGAGATCGACACCGACAAGGCGCCATGGCGGCTGTGGGCCGACGGGTTCGGCATGGTCGCGATCCGCGGCGTGCAGATCATCGTCGTCGTCATCGTCGCGGCGGGGATCATCTGGGGCATCCAGCAGCTCACCGTCGTGACCATCCCCGTCGTGATCGCCCTCATCATGGCCGCGGCCTTCGCGCCCGTCATGCGATGGATGCGGGCAAAGGGAGTCCCGTCGCTGCTCGCAACGCTGCTCGCGCTGCTTGCCATCGTGGTGATCCTCGGGCTGATCGTCTGGCTCATCACCTGGGCGGTGCGCAACCAGTGGGATGATCTGTACTCCCAGGCGCAGGAGGGCGTGCAGCATGTGATCGCCTGGGTCAAGACCCTCCCGTTCGCGCCAGACCAGGATCAGCTCGACGAATGGTGGACGTCGATCCAGGAGTTCCTCACCAGCGCCCAGTTCGGCTCGGGTGCGCTCGCGGGCATCGGCGCGGTGGCGAACTTCGTGACCGGGCTCGTGCTACTGGTGACCGTGCTGTTCTTCTTCCTCAAGGACGGCCCGCAGCTCTGGGAGTTCCTGCTCCGCCCGTTCCGCGGCGCGCACTACGCGCGGGCGCGCCGGATCGGCGACAAGACCGTCGCCACGCTCGGCAGCTACATCCGCGGCACCGCTGCCGTCGCGTTCGTGGACGCCCTGGGCATCGGCATCGGCCTGCTCATCCTGCAGGTTCCCCTCGCACTGCCCCTCGCCGTGCTGGTGTTCCTGCTCGCCTTCATCCCCATCGTCGGCGCCACCGTCGCCGGAATCCTCGCCGCGCTCGTCGCGCTCGTCGCGAACGGATGGTTCAACGCCCTGCTGGTGGTGGGTGTGGTCGTGCTCGTGAATCAGCTCGAGGGCAACTTCTTGCAGCCGTTCCTGATGGGACGCTCGCTCAGACTGCATGCCTTCGTCATCCTGATCGCCTTGACCGTCGGCGCCGTGCTCGGGGGAGTGCTCGGCGCGGTGCTCGCCGTTCCCATCACCGCCGTCGTATGGGGTGCGATCCAGGTCTGGGATGGGCCGACGACGCCGGCACGATGGGCGCGACGAAAACCCGACGTGACAGACCGCGTGTCCAGCCTGCCGGGAGCGACCGCGCAGTAG